The following coding sequences lie in one Deltaproteobacteria bacterium genomic window:
- a CDS encoding fused MFS/spermidine synthase → MSMLAPLGRGWSTTLYEKSTRYHRIRVEETRERRYLYFDGTLQSSMNRKDPTSLELVYSRFASLGLALRPDAAKVLFIGLGGGSMAKTFHEACPEMEIDSVEIDPEVIEVAREFFDFREDPRQRVHSGDGRIFLTHSGERFDLILLDAYFADNMPFHLITQEFLDTARDKLSDEGALVINLIGALRGPDSAFVRAAIKTLEGVFPQVYTFATFGNRAHVLSEIQNVVVLASKAAKRMSVKEMERRATDLGRHLFPEPLSKIRRCYYKGPLEQDDVETLADEDAPLDNRVRL, encoded by the coding sequence ATGTCAATGCTGGCGCCCCTGGGGCGCGGTTGGTCCACGACCCTGTACGAGAAGAGCACCCGCTACCACCGGATCCGCGTGGAAGAGACGCGGGAGCGGCGCTACCTCTACTTCGACGGTACCTTGCAGAGCTCCATGAACCGCAAGGACCCCACCTCCCTGGAGCTGGTCTACTCGCGTTTCGCATCCCTGGGTCTGGCACTTCGGCCGGACGCCGCCAAGGTACTGTTCATCGGGCTCGGCGGCGGCTCCATGGCCAAGACGTTCCATGAGGCGTGTCCGGAGATGGAGATCGACAGCGTCGAGATCGACCCGGAGGTCATCGAGGTGGCGCGGGAGTTCTTCGACTTCCGCGAGGACCCGCGCCAGCGCGTCCACAGCGGCGACGGGCGCATATTCCTCACGCACTCCGGGGAGCGTTTCGACCTGATCCTGCTGGACGCCTACTTCGCCGACAACATGCCGTTCCACCTGATCACCCAGGAGTTCCTGGACACGGCGCGTGACAAGCTGAGCGACGAGGGGGCGCTGGTGATCAACCTCATCGGCGCGCTCCGGGGCCCCGACAGCGCGTTCGTCCGGGCCGCCATCAAGACCCTGGAAGGCGTTTTTCCGCAGGTCTATACCTTTGCCACGTTCGGCAACCGCGCCCACGTGCTGAGCGAGATCCAGAACGTGGTGGTGCTGGCCAGCAAGGCCGCGAAGCGCATGAGCGTGAAAGAGATGGAGCGCCGGGCCACGGATCTCGGCCGGCACCTGTTCCCCGAGCCCCTCAGCAAGATACGACGCTGCTACTACAAGGGTCCGCTGGAGCAGGACGACGTGGAGACCCTCGCCGATGAGGACGCGCCGCTGGACAATCGGGTTCGCCTGTAG